ACCCGATTGTCAAGAAAGTATGCAGCGGTTTGCAGATATGTTGCATACTGGTTTGATCCAACTAAATTATGAAGTACGCCTGCTTAAACCACAGCCTTTTTTTGGGAAACTAAAAGTATCTAATCAAGGATTAAGTAAATGGTTGGGCTATGTAGATAAGTTTGTGTTGTTTCCTCAAACAATACAGCAAGCAATAACGTGGGCAGATATTGTCCACATCTGCGATCACTCCAATTCAATTTATACGAAGTACTTACAGCGCGTACCACACGTAGTAACTTGTCATGACTTATTAGCAGTTCGCTCTGCGCTTGGTGAAATTAAAGAAAACCCCACAAAGTGGAGTGGTAGGAAATTACAGCAGATGATTCTAAGAGGACTTGAGCGATCGCAGCGGATAGTTTGCGTTTCTCAACAAACAAAAAAAGATTTGTTACGTATAACTTCTATTGAGCCGAGTACTATTTCTGTGATCTACGATGGTCTAAACTATCCATACGCCCCTGTACCCAAGGTCGAGATGTTTGCGCGTTGTCAGGCGCTGGGTATTGATATCAATTTCCCATTTTTGTTGCATGTTGGCGGAAACCATTGGTATAAAAACCGCTTAGGTGTTTTAGCAGTATTTCACCATCTCAAGCAACATAACTCAAATATATTTTTAGTTATGGTTGGCAAGCCCTTTACTTGGGAAATGCAGCAATTTATTCAAGAGCGAGGTTTAGAAACTCACGTCAAAGAATTAGTGGCAATAGAAAATAACGACTTACGAGCACTATATTCGGCGGCGACAGCTTTACTATTTCCTTCACTACAAGAGGGTTTTGGTTGGCCAATAGCTGAAGCGCAAGCATGTGGTTGTCCTGTAATCACCTCGAATCGTCCACCAATGACAGAAGTCGCTGGTAATGCAGCAATTTATATTGATCCAGAAAATCCCAAAGCAGCAGCTCAGGAGATAGCTCAACACCTACCAACTATATCAAAACTCAAGCAAGCCGGATTCGTTAATGTACAACGATTTGCACCACAAAAAATGCTTGAGTCTTACATTGATGTTTATCAGGAGATTTGCAAGTGAAAATTCTGCAAATCATATCGTCCGTAGAGCCTAGCGGCGGGGGACCAGTAGAGGCGATCGCCCAACTCGGTCAAGTTTTCTTGCATCAAGGACACGCGGTCGAAGTTGCTTGTCTCGATCCGCCAGATGCACCTTGGTTGAAGACGTTTCCTTTAAAAGTTCACGCTTTAGGACCAGGAATAACAGGCTATGGCTATTCGCCAAATTTTGTACCGTGGTTAAAACACAATGCTGGTAATTATGATTGTGCGATCGCCAACGGTATTTGGCAATATTCAAGCTTTGGTACGTGGTTAGCCCTACAGAAAACAAGCACGCCTTACTATGTCTTTACCCACGGAATGCTCGATCCCTGGTTTAAGCGTACCTATCCACTCAAACATCTCAAAAAATGGTTTTACTGGCCTTGGGCAGAATACAAAGTTCTGCGCGATGCACAAGCTGTATTATTCACTTGTGAAGAAGAACGCATTCTAGCTCGCCAATCGTTTTGGTTATACAAATGTCGCGAGATAGTTGTTAACTTTGGTACTGCTGCGCCTGAAGGAAATCCTCTAACCCAGCGCCAATTTTTTCTTAATCGGTTTCCCCAGCTACGCGGTAAACGTTTATTATTGTTTCTGAGTAGAATTCACGTCAAAAAGGGCTGCGATCTTCTCATTAAATCTTTTGCCAAAGTAGCCCAC
This region of Chroococcidiopsis sp. TS-821 genomic DNA includes:
- a CDS encoding glycosyltransferase family 1 protein translates to MKILLIGNYLPDCQESMQRFADMLHTGLIQLNYEVRLLKPQPFFGKLKVSNQGLSKWLGYVDKFVLFPQTIQQAITWADIVHICDHSNSIYTKYLQRVPHVVTCHDLLAVRSALGEIKENPTKWSGRKLQQMILRGLERSQRIVCVSQQTKKDLLRITSIEPSTISVIYDGLNYPYAPVPKVEMFARCQALGIDINFPFLLHVGGNHWYKNRLGVLAVFHHLKQHNSNIFLVMVGKPFTWEMQQFIQERGLETHVKELVAIENNDLRALYSAATALLFPSLQEGFGWPIAEAQACGCPVITSNRPPMTEVAGNAAIYIDPENPKAAAQEIAQHLPTISKLKQAGFVNVQRFAPQKMLESYIDVYQEICK
- a CDS encoding glycosyltransferase, whose amino-acid sequence is MKILQIISSVEPSGGGPVEAIAQLGQVFLHQGHAVEVACLDPPDAPWLKTFPLKVHALGPGITGYGYSPNFVPWLKHNAGNYDCAIANGIWQYSSFGTWLALQKTSTPYYVFTHGMLDPWFKRTYPLKHLKKWFYWPWAEYKVLRDAQAVLFTCEEERILARQSFWLYKCREIVVNFGTAAPEGNPLTQRQFFLNRFPQLRGKRLLLFLSRIHVKKGCDLLIKSFAKVAHLDNSLHLVIAGPDQTGWQSELQKIAETLGIQQKITWTGMLSGDLKWGAFYASEVLVLPSHQENFGIVVAEALACGVPVLISNKVNIWREVVTEGAGLAANDDLEGTTQLLQDWLALSPNQQQVMQQNAQRCFLKHFEVNQSAQSLIKIWKSQGTQR